Proteins encoded in a region of the Trueperaceae bacterium genome:
- the argR gene encoding arginine repressor translates to MPSKEYRQRLIEELVEQEFVSTQAEIAEHLAQRGIKVTQATISRDVNELRLVRLPAGNGAHRYRSTPLAAPEDVLGELGQRFRLFVRDLDRGDNLLVINTDEGHAAGIAYVIDKLQRDEVVGSLAGQNTILVICRSSEEAETLLNDLEDLLT, encoded by the coding sequence ATGCCGAGTAAAGAATACCGCCAGCGCCTCATCGAAGAGCTGGTCGAACAGGAGTTCGTCTCCACGCAGGCGGAGATCGCCGAGCACCTCGCACAACGCGGCATCAAGGTCACCCAGGCCACCATCAGCCGCGACGTGAACGAACTCCGCCTCGTCCGCCTCCCCGCCGGCAACGGCGCCCACCGCTACCGGTCCACGCCCCTCGCCGCGCCGGAGGACGTGCTCGGGGAGTTGGGGCAACGCTTCCGCCTGTTCGTCCGCGACCTCGACCGCGGCGACAACCTTCTCGTGATCAACACCGACGAGGGGCACGCCGCCGGCATCGCCTACGTCATCGACAAACTCCAGCGCGACGAGGTCGTCGGGAGCCTCGCGGGGCAGAACACCATCCTCGTCATCTGCCGCAGCAGCGAGGAGGCGGAGACCCTCCTGAACGACCTCGAGGACCTGCTGACCTGA